Proteins encoded within one genomic window of Theobroma cacao cultivar B97-61/B2 chromosome 7, Criollo_cocoa_genome_V2, whole genome shotgun sequence:
- the LOC18594091 gene encoding histone acetyltransferase KAT6B: protein MDPERPHRSTSINNSSSSSNTTSTTSELFICFTSRLSSSSMKLSSKSILSPGRTRESSQISLSSSLSRRLKSNGSMKGGQASPMFPTNGKKRGCAFENPEPSSPKVTCIGQVRVKTKKQGKKFKACRSKRRGEVSFRKVDHNNANNGSNSLDTSSCQDYNMGHFLSNNNHHHQQQQQQECKKWVHLPLTICEALRAFGAEFNCFLPCRSSCMANQRDKEERTGGSGGSNGNGNGSSCGAVFARWLVAVQEGEGKEREIELVVGGEDDERRESSEMMRSSQRRHVFEDIEINDCGNENVGDEEARVSICIPPKNALLLMRCRSDPVKMAALANKFWETPVPKDEEEEEEEEEEEEGAENKSEEKEEENQRDVVEGEREGRRVKFEQEMEHQEVSEVSQMFVSCEATEEQEIPEAEAEAEAVAETEAESVFVGDEAELVEETLERSLKEETIIECQDQEQENEVEEDQQASTTNDEFLPEVPLHLEKLQREENVQGSDQENEDGLEDEQQEEEVEAEEENVLGKVEEECKENENEGGEEVEDQAIAEEAEEEEESSTVEEKEAETTQERSELQCLEAREPDPGDESKESESQQNLLPDCLLLMMCEPKLSMEVSKETWVCSTDFIRWVPEKKKQPAVKQKDGGDEPKRRLCIDSKPAPMLLQPPRSSCSFPAAPPMAKAANGAGGGGSMATMIEQKLVGGSKGYEPFVLTRCKSEPMRSSAKLSPDACFWKNRKLEPATLGVGAAGVGF, encoded by the coding sequence atggatcCTGAGAGGCCCCATCGAAGTACCAGCATCAACAACAGCAGCAGTAGCAGTAACACAACAAGCACCACGAGCGAGCTCTTCATTTGTTTCACTTCGCgcctttcttcttcctcaatGAAACTCTCTTCAAAATCCATCCTTAGTCCTGGCCGCACTAGGGAATCTTCACAAATCTCTCTTTCCTCATCCCTTAGTAGGAGATTGAAAAGTAATGGTAGCATGAAAGGTGGTCAAGCTTCACCAATGTTCCCTACAAATGGCAAAAAAAGAGGCTGTGCCTTTGAAAACCCTGAGCCTTCTTCCCCTAAGGTTACTTGTATAGGTCAAGTTAGAGTCAAGACCAAGAAACAGGGCAAAAAGTTTAAAGCTTGCAGATCTAAAAGAAGAGGGGAAGTTAGTTTCAGGAAAGTCGATCATAACAACGCCAACAATGGAAGCAACAGTCTTGATACAAGTAGCTGCCAGGATTACAACATGGGTCATTTTCTGAGCAATAAtaatcatcatcaccagcaaCAACAGCAACAAGAATGCAAGAAATGGGTGCATTTGCCATTGACTATTTGTGAAGCATTGAGGGCATTTGGGGCTGAGTTTAACTGCTTTTTACCTTGCAGGTCTTCTTGTATGGCTAACCAAAGGGATAAAGAAGAGAGAACAGGAGGATCTGGTGGAAGTAATGGGAACGGAAATGGGAGTTCTTGTGGGGCTGTGTTTGCTAGGTGGCTTGTGGCAGTGCAAGAAGGGGAAGGGAAAGAGAGGGAGATTGAGTTGGTTGTTGGTGGGGAAGATGACGAGAGGAGGGAAAGTAGTGAGATGATGAGAAGCAGTCAAAGGAGGCATGTTTTTGAGGATATTGAAATAAATGATTGTGGTAATGAAAATGTGGGTGATGAAGAAGCTAGGGTGAGTATTTGCATACCACCAAAGAATGCTTTGTTGTTGATGAGGTGTAGATCTGATCCTGTTAAAATGGCGGCTCTCGCTAATAAGTTTTGGGAGACTCCAGTGCctaaagatgaagaagaagaagaagaagaggaagaggaagaggaagGAGCTGAAAATAAAAGcgaagagaaagaggaagagaaCCAAAGGGATGTTGTGGAAGGGGAAAGAGAAGGAAGGCGAGTAAAATTTGAGCAAGAAATGGAACATCAAGAAGTGAGTGAAGTTAGTCAAATGTTTGTTTCTTGTGAAGCAACTGAAGAACAAGAAATCCCAGAAGCTGAAGCTGAAGCTGAAGCTGTAGCTGAAACAGAGGCAGAATCTGTTTTTGTTGGGGATGAAGCTGAACTAGTAGAAGAAACTCTGGAAAGAAGCTTAAAAGAGGAAACAATTATAGAATGTCAAGATCAAGAGCAAGAAAATGAAGTAGAAGAAGACCAGCAAGCATCAACAACAAATGATGAATTTTTACCAGAAGTTCCATTACATCTTGAGAAGCTACAAAGGGAAGAAAATGTACAAGGAAGTGATCAAGAAAATGAAGATGGCCTCGAAGATGAgcaacaagaagaagaagtagaAGCTGAAGAGGAAAATGTTTTGGGTAAAGTAGAGGAAGAGTGTAAAGAAAATGAGAACGAAGGAGGAGAAGAAGTGGAAGATCAAGCTATAGCTGAAGaagcagaagaagaagaagagagttCAACAGTAGAGGAGAAAGAGGCTGAGACAACCCAAGAAAGATCCGAACTTCAATGCCTGGAAGCCCGGGAACCCGACCCGGGAGATGAGTCAAAGGAGAGTGAAAGTCAACAGAATTTATTGCCAGATTGTTTGCTGTTAATGATGTGTGAGCCAAAGCTGTCAATGGAGGTATCCAAGGAGACTTGGGTATGTAGCACGGATTTCATCAGGTGGGTACCAGAGAAGAAAAAGCAGCCAGCCGTCAAGCAAAAGGACGGCGGAGATGAGCCCAAAAGAAGACTCTGCATTGACTCTAAACCCGCTCCAATGTTGTTACAGCCGCCTAGGTCTTCCTGCTCTTTCCCGGCTGCTCCACCAATGGCTAAGGCGGCTAATGGAGCTGGCGGCGGCGGTTCCATGGCTACCATGATTGAGCAGAAGCTTGTTGGGGGTAGTAAAGGCTATGAGCCGTTTGTGCTCACGCGCTGCAAATCGGAGCCGATGAGGTCATCGGCCAAGCTCTCCCCGGATGCTTGCTTTTGGAAGAACAGGAAGCTCGAGCCGGCTACCCTTGGAGTTGGCGCCGCTGGAGTTGGTTTTTGA
- the LOC18594092 gene encoding reticulon-4-interacting protein 1 homolog, mitochondrial, with protein MQVLKSQSIKPRRISELLMKVGSIRCYVSSCRAVLLPRFGGPEVLELRPDVPVPDLKSNEVLVRARAVSINPLDTRMRSGYGRSIFEPLLPLILGRDISGEVAAVGASVRSLTVRQEVFGALHPTAVRGTYADYAILSEEELSPKPASVTHVEASAIPFAALTAWRALKSTARITEGQRLLVVGGGGAVGFAAIQLAVAAGCHVTTTCGNQSINRVMAAGAEQAVDYTAEDIEVVIKGKFDAVLDTIGVPETERISINLLNRGGHYMTLQGEAAALSDRYGLPIGLPMATAVLLKKRIQYQYSHGIEYSWIYMRADSEGLHEIQRLSEAGKLNIPVEKTFSITQVREAHEAKDKKKILGKVVLELD; from the exons ATGCAAGTTTTGAAATCCCAAAGCATAAAACCCAGACGCATTTCGGAGTTATTAATGAAGGTGGGTTCGATTCGGTGCTACGTCAGCAGCTGTAGGGCGGTGTTGCTGCCTCGGTTCGGTGGACCTGAGGTGTTGGAGCTACGACCCGATGTGCCGGTTCCTGATCTTAAGTCCAATGAGGTCCTCGTTCGAGCCCGAGCTGTATCTATCAATCCCCTTGATACCAGA ATGCGATCAGGCTATGGTCGTTCCATATTTGAACCACTTCTGCCTCTCattttgggtcgtgacattagcGGTGAAGTTGCAGCTGTTGGAGCTTCAGTGAGGTCACTGACTGTACGGCAGGAAGTTTTTGGTGCTCTGCATCCAACTGCTGTGAGGGGCACATATGCTGACTATGCAATTCTTTCAGAAGAGGAGCTTTCTCCAAAACCGGCATCAGTTACTCATGTG GAAGCAAGTGCCATTCCTTTTGCTGCATTGACTGCTTGGCGTGCCTTAAAAAGTACTGCTAGGATAACTGAAGG GCAAAGGCTGCTGGTagtaggtggtggaggagCAGTAGGTTTTGCTGCAATTCAGCTGGCGGTAGCTGCAGGGTGCCATGTTACTACTACTTGTGGAAATCAAagtataaatcgagtaatggCAGCAGGCGCTGAGCAGGCTGTTGACTACACTGCTGAG GACATTGAAGTGGTAATTAAGGGAAAATTTGATGCTGTTCTGGACACCATTGGTGTACCAGAGACAGAAAGAATAAGCATCAATCTTTTGAATAGAGGCGGACACTATATGACACTTCAG GGAGAGGCAGCAGCTCTGAGTGACAGGTATGGACTACCAATTGGGCTTCCCATGGCTACAGCTGTTTTACTGAAGAAAAGGATTCAATACCAATATTCTCATGGAATAG AATATTCATGGATATACATGAGGGCTGACTCAGAAGGTTTACATGAGATACAAAGATTATCAGAAGCTGGGAAGCTGAATATACCTGTAgaaaaaacattttcaataaCTCAAGTAAGAGAGGCTCATGAAGCTAAAGACAAGAAGAAAATCCTTGGTAAAGTAGTGCTGGAACTTGACTGA
- the LOC18594093 gene encoding protein SAWADEE HOMEODOMAIN HOMOLOG 2 yields the protein MGRPPSNGGPAFRFTPTEVAEMETILQEHHNQMPVREILVSLAEKFSESADRKGKIVVQFKQVWNWFQNRRYAIRAKSSKVPGKLNITSMPRDDVNPVRTVPQPVAATMPPPVTAPMPVAMPASTVPGAGRPMSEHSYMEFEAKSSRDGAWYDVSTFLAHRYLDTGDPEVQVRFAGFGPEEDEWVNIRKHVRQRSLPCEASECVAVLPGDLILCFQEGKDQALYFDAHVLDAQRRRHDVRGCRCRFLVRYDHDQSEEIVPLRKVCRRPETDYRLQQLHASNDSASTDQQKTSTDPSTANAPKVISSSTETMLKQQNPDAFRTALVAHANVSVAAQTTNPESKNAGTMTTNITNPVASNPGISPSGAVFTTSIAVGTATGGFGQNMQEGI from the exons ATGGGTCGGCCTCCGAGTAATGGTGGCCCTGCCTTTCGTTTCACCCCAACTGAg GTTGCAGAGATGGAAACAATTCTCCAAGAGCACCACAATCAAATGCCAGTTCGGGAGATCCTTGTAAGTCTTGCGGAGAAGTTCAG TGAGTCTGCAGATCGGAAAGGGAAGATTGTTGTGCAATTTAAGCAA GTATGGAATTGGTTCCAAAATAGGCGCTATGCAATAAGGGCAAAATCAAGTAAGGTTCCTGGGAAGTTAAATATAACATCTATGCCTCGAGATGATGTAAATCCTGTGAGAACTGTGCCTCAGCCAGTTGCTGCTACCATGCCTCCCCCTGTGACTGCTCCAATGCCTGTTGCTATGCCTGCTTCTACAG TTCCAGGTGCGGGAAGGCCTATGTCAGAACATTCTTATATGGAATTCGAAGCTAAATCTTCAAGGGATGGTGCATG GTATGATGTTTCAACGTTTTTGGCCCATAGATATTTGGACACAGGTGATCCG GAAGTACAGGTTCGGTTTGCTGGTTTTGGACCAGAGGAGGATGAGTGGGTTAACATTCGCAAGCACGTCAGGCAACGTTCGCTCCCATGTGAAGCATCTGAGTGCGTTGCAGTTCTTCCTGGGGaccttatactctgttttCAG gAAGGTAAAGATCAGGCTCTTTACTTTGATGCCCATGTCCTTGATGCGCAAAGACGGAGGCATGATGTAAGAGGTTGCCGTTGTAGATTTTTGGTGCGCTATGATCATGATCAGTCTGAG GAAATTGTACCTTTGAGGAAGGTTTGCCGTCGGCCTGAAACTGATTACAGGTTGCAGCAACTGCATGCCTCCAATGACTCAGCGTCCACGGATCAGCAGAAAACTAGCACAGATCCTTCTACAGCAAATGCACCAAAGGTTATAAGTTCATCGACTGAGACAATGCTGAAGCAGCAGAATCCTGATGCATTTAGGACAGCCCTAGTTGCACATGCTAATGTTTCTGTAGCTGCACAAACTACAAATCCAGAATCCAAAAATGCTGGGACCATGACTACCAATATAACCAATCCAGTAGCCAGCAATCCTGGAATTTCCCCAAGTGGTGCTGTATTCACCACTAGCATTGCTGTGGGCACTGCTACTGGTGGCTTTGGTCAAAACATGCAGGAAGGAATATAG
- the LOC18594094 gene encoding transcription elongation factor 1 homolog: MGKRKSRAKPPPKKRMDKLDTVFSCPFCNHGTGVECRIDMKNLIGEAVCRICQESFSTTITALTEPIDIYSEWIDECELVNNYEDDDA, encoded by the exons ATGGGGAAAAGAAAGTCAAGGGCAAAGCCACCGCCTAAGAAGAGAATGGACAAGCTTGATACTGTTTTCAGTTGCCCCTTTTGCAACCATGGAACCGGTGTCGAATGCCGCAT TGATATGAAGAACTTGATTGGTGAGGCTGTGTGTAGGATTTGTCAGGAGAGCTTCAGCACAACCATCACAG CTTTAACTGAACCCATAGACAT ATATAGTGAATGGATTGATGAATGTGAACTGGTCAACAACTATGAAGATGATGATGCTTAG